In a single window of the Metopolophium dirhodum isolate CAU chromosome 2, ASM1992520v1, whole genome shotgun sequence genome:
- the LOC132939459 gene encoding fatty acid synthase-like: protein MAVQKEEVVISGIGGVFPECDTMEELKYLLFNKTNGVTIDSRRWKPNELGAIAGTGKLKNVNKFDATFFSAHPKLAEVMDAMTRIFIERSIEAVFDAGLSPSDLHGTNTAVFSGSAISETEMFTLDSSKTAAFSMLGRSRTMQANRVSYILNLTGPSFTMDGGWICGSNALEKAKKMIENGFISSAIVGVTNLALRPEIQFQFQGLNRLNQSFQTKSFSSDANGYNRSEACIVMYLQKASEAKRSYGTLLSVRSVQFGDHEGHITEHNGNNFKSLLLDTYKQANIDPASVEYIEAYGSGIKSEDAMELNIMEEVFCTKRRNIPLKVGSVKSNIGHCEVSGLFMSIVKAIIILESGYIPPNINYSEPNKSVAALKNGKIQVITEKTPFKGEIIGVSSFGFLNAFSHVILKKNNKVKEIFKNIDSNDYIPRLILASGRNEENARATVKQIKYHGNDLEYLALTNDVFTRNINAHFFRSFSIFPNIDESRTDEVWNVNMKKREIWFIFSGMGSQWQGMGTDLMKIPVFADAINKCDIILKAKGVDIKNILTSQNPELFDNILNSFIGIAAVQIGLVEVLKALDITPDGIIGHSVGELGCAYADGCFTAEEMILAAYARGQATLETDVISGMMAAIGLGYNQIKDKLPHDIDVACRNSATSCTISGPVESIKEFVSQLKSEGVFAKSVNVAGIAFHSRYIQSAGPTLLKYLKDVIKVPKKRSSKWVSSSLPETEWESDLAKYSSPEYHTNNLLSSVLFEDVLKHIPSNAIVIEIAPHGLLQAILKEALPETVTNIPLTKRMFGDSIRFLLTAIGKMYTNGVNPKIKYIYPKVTFPVSRGTPCIQSLPFWDHNEQWTPVVTNSQIHGFFGERTTSIIINDSIHLIKYQIHGVHIIPFAYMLVNVWEMFVEINSKTFSDESVQFNNLCFKNNIKVHPNNIVEGNIMIQWGSGHFEYNLNDEVIFSGQISFLNNVHLNIKKEKMIALDITSDEFQGSVMEEEINAVFENNGFNLGDDYKNITKFDIYKNYIQGNIKWKNDWIYFLDGLLKFPILEHLGICPIETPISIRQISINPTMFKKNNEKDVSVNYNTATKEITCDGINITGIRNGHLVLPKTNSAVVNLQEEIFIQFNLSRCKNIDQFIYDSMDIITDDFDKTSEKLILCTPYHFDDQISKLCTKTIKQIFENQLSMNNEILNWHDVVKQPENDESRKLITVTNVNYLQDTMRALVNIKCSYIIVCSKKKLQDLKDWKIIIQQRFDNNSHLGLMKKVMTVGKNIISIKPTNDVYDLSIWRALETYNSSKDMIYIISRSAPLEGITTYVKEILQKYKSKKLRFVFILDSNAPDFDSHQSFYTHQLSKDLVVNIFKNGGWGSYKRIFLQDLKDNIRVNKNLEFKNVTTNTKNKLAVKYLGLNFKDLVVEESTENEFGLLEYSGYVDNKTIMGITSLNEMSSKMIYDPLLSWPVPSTWSLEEATTVPLTYAMTYYVLNILCNVQKNNSILVTSGLHPIGQAAIAISLGIKCETYAIVESDHQAEQLSSIFPELSRSKILINTNDNFDVQLKMITKAKGIDIILNFLNGNAFQAALRALALYGSFFHFSKSDMKNQRNLGTRLFLQNTSFFAVSSNMLLNESDHNKQIVQQAFMDGLNKGVVKPMRSRVVTSSFGGGNIFDTMRNNASSITSEKVVLSLNDSINNYEGSKLKEKVECNIMYECHPDKIYLIVGNKGDWIDLAEWLVERGAQKIVIVVKRCLMSSTVCRRFDRLISRNVSIQIESDLNLKTKEESLNWLNYLTNFKVLDAIFIVNQIDINKMNNLRYAFEKHMNQTLTTSFVCILSNGSSICADLKSIGFNAFNISWDGMSSTPTNTTKILPSLDILLQKSYAVDSSSFVCSEPGSIKSECYQQINNIITNILPESSDELHCLNDIQPQETEFVEVSTRSPRLSQLKSVIPVFLIPGFKPKLIKTFYEKLSYPVFEAHLPEDIGSIDEISQILVNKLKKITNQKYVSLIGETWGGTVALKMAQILEAEGTLTTVTLLEGDPEILAGCAKHFLSNGYITKKLNSIYGSLSSELSIHTIRKYDEDFQLINMSAYQKQFEKNTQKALNIIRSRLQALLETKPLSNKIQSKVVIFRYESTSKFHSTNLKDYCINPPFVHIISGMDYKHMMVDEKMIEMINNNVVYSYPIGVELPLCDKYKNFYFYMQKYLKNT from the exons atggcTGTACAAAAAGAAGAAGTTGTAATATCGGGTATTGGAGGAGTATTTCCTGAATGCGATACGATGGAAgagttaaaatacttattatttaacaaaacaaatGGAGTAACGATCGATTCAAGAAGATGGAAACCAA ATGAACTTGGCGCTATTGCTGGAACTGGAAAACtgaaaaatgttaacaaatttgATGCAACGTTCTTCAGTGCTCATCCTAAACTAGCCGAAGTAATGGATGCAATGACAAGAATCTTCATAGAACGTTCAATTGAAGCGGTTTTCGATGCCGGTTTGAGTCCATCAGATTTACACGGAACAAATACAGCTGTATTTTCTGGTTCAGCTATCAGCGAAACAGAAATGTTTACATTGGACTCCTCTAAAACTGCTGCTTTTTCAATGTTAGGACGGAGTAGAACAATGCAAGCAAATCGCGTTTCATACATCCTTAATTTAACAG GTCCCAGTTTCACAATGGACGGAGGATGGATTTGTGGGTCAAACGCTTTAGAAAAAGccaaaaaaatgattgaaaatggTTTCATATCTTCTGCAATTGTTGGAGTTACAAATTTGGCTCTTAGGCCAGAAATACAATTCCAGTTCCAAGGATTGAATAGATTGAATCAAAGTTTCCAAACAAAATCATTCAGTTCTGATG CTAATGGCTATAACAGATCAGAAGCTTGTATTGTTATGTATCTTCAAAAAGCATCTGAAGCAAAACGTTCCTATGGAACGTTATTGAGTGTAAGATCAGTCCAGTTTGGAGACCACGAAGGGCATATAACTGAGCACAATGGAAATAACTTTAAATCATTACTGTTGGATACTTATAAACAGGCCAACATCGATCCAGCTTCTGTAGAATACATTGAAGCTTACGGATCAGGGATAAAG AGTGAAGATGCTatggaattaaatattatggaaGAAGTATTTTGTACAAAACGAAGAAATATTCCATTAAAAGTAGGTTCCGTAAAGAGTAATATTGGCCATTGTGAAGTGTCTGGTCTCTTTATGTCAATTGTTAAAGCGATCATTATACTGGAAAGTGGCTACATACCACCCAATATAAATTACTCAGAACCAAATAAAAGTGTAGCAGcattaaaaaatggaaaaattcaA GTAATCACAGAAAAAACTCCTTTCAAAGGTGAAATCATTGGCGTCAGTTCTTTCggttttttaaatgcatttagtCATGTTATtctaaaaaagaataataaagtaaaagaGATATTCAAAAACATAGACAGTAATGATTATATACCAAGGCTTATATTAGCATCTGGGCGGAATGAAGAAAATGCTAGAGCGACTGTAAAacag ATCAAGTATCATGGAAATGATCTGGAATATTTAGCGTTGACCAATGACGTGTTTACTAGAAATATCAATGCTCATTTCTTCAGAAGTTTTTCTATTTTCCCCAATATAGATGAATCACGGACAGATGAAGTTTGG AATGTTAATATGAAGAAACGCGAAATATGGTTTATCTTCTCTGGTATGGGGTCACAATGGCAAGGAATGGGTACAGATCTTATGAAAATTCCAGTTTTTGCTGATGCTATAAACAAATGTGATATTATACTAAAAGCAAAAGGAGTTGATATCAAGAATATTTTGACCAGTCAAAATCCAGAACTTTTTGACAACATTCTCAATTCGTTTATCGGAATCGCTGCGGTTCAG attggaTTAGTAGAAGTGTTGAAAGCATTAGACATTACACCTGATGGCATTATAGGCCACTCGGTCGGAGAATTGGGATGTGCATACGCAGATGGTTGTTTTACGGCTGAAGAAATGATATTAGCTGCTTACGCCCGAGGTCAAGCTACTCTAGAAACAGACGTTATTTCTGGCATGATGGCCGCCATTG GACTTGGATATAACCAAATCAAAGACAAGCTTCCACATGACATCGACGTCGCTTGTCGTAATAGTGCCACTAGCTGTACAATATCGGGTCCAGTTGAAAGTATCAAAGAGTTTGTGTCACAACTAAAATCCGAAGGTGTCTTCGCAAAATCCGTCAACGTTGCTGGCATAGCGTTTCACAGTAGATATATTCAATCCGCTGGTCCGActctacttaaatatttaaaagat gtgatCAAAGTACCAAAGAAAAGGTCGTCTAAATGGGTTAGCAGTTCGTTGCCGGAAACAGAATGGGAGTCTGACCTCGCAAAATATTCTTCTCCAGAATATCATACTAACAATCTATTGAGTAGTGTATTATTTGAGGACGTTCTAAAACACATACCTAGTAACGCCATCGTAATTGAAATTGCTCCTCACGGTCTTCTACAAGCAATTTTAAAAGAAGCATTACCTGAAACAGTGACCAATATACCACTAACGAAAAGGATGTTTGGTGATTCAATTCGATTTCTACTTACTGCTATTGGAAA aatgtacACAAATGGCGTTAAtccaaaaatcaaatatatttatccaaaaGTTACATTTCCTGTTAGCCGAGGTACCCCTTGTATTCAAAGTTTGCCTTTTTGGGACCATAATGAGCAATGGACACCTGTTGTAACTAATTCACAA atacatgGGTTCTTTGGTGAAAGAACGACGTCAATAATTATCAATGATAGTATTCATCTAATCAAGTACCAAATCCATGGTGTTCATATTATACCATTCGCTTATATGCTG GTAAATGTTTGGGAAATGTTTGTTGAAATTAATTCTAAAACGTTTTCTGATGAGTCTGTTCAGTTCAATAatctatgttttaaaaataatatcaaagttcatccaaata ATATAGTTGAAGGTAATATAATGATTCAGTGGGGATCTGGtcattttgaatacaatttaaacgaTGAGGTCATTTTTTCTGGTCAAATAAGCTTCTTGAAcaatgtacatttaaatataaaaaaagaaaaaatgatagCATTAGATATAACATCTGATGAGTTCCAAGGGTCTGTAATGGAAGAAGAAATAAATGCAGTTTTTGAAAACAACGGATTCAACCTAGGAGacgattacaaaaatataaccaaatttgatatttataaaaattatatccaaggaaatataaaatggaaaaatgatTGGATTTACTTTCTTGATGGCTTATTGAAATTTCCTATATTAGAACATTTAGGTATATGTCCAATAGAAACTCCGATTTCCATTAGACAAATTAGTATAAACCCAAcgatgttcaaaaaaaataacgaaaaag atgtaaGTGTAAATTACAACACAGCAACTAAAGAAATAACGTGTGATGGAATAAATATAACAGGTATAAGAAATGGGCATTTAGTATTGCCGAAAACTAATTCTGCTGTAGTCAATTTACAAGAAGAGatatttattcaattcaacCTCTCACGATGCAAA aaCATCGACCAATTTATCTACGACTCTATGGATATAATAACAGATGATTTCGATAAAACCTctgaaaaactaattttatgtaCTCCGTACCATTTTGACGATCAGATAtctaaattatgtacaaaaacAATCAAACAAATCTTTGAAAATCAACTATCAATGAAT AATGAGATATTAAACTGGCACGACGTTGTAAAACAACCAGAAAATGATGAATCTAGAAAATTGATCACGGTGACTAATGTTAATTACTTACAAGATACGATGAGAGCTTtagtcaatataaaatgtagttaCATAATagtgtgttcaaaaaaaaaactacaagacCTCAAAGATTGGAAAATAATCATTCAACAACGATTTGACAATAACAGCCATTTAGGATTGATGAAAAAG GTAATGACCGTAGGcaagaatataatatctataaaaccAACAAATGATGTATACGATTTGAGTATTTGGAGAGCATTAGAAACATATAATTCATCAAAAGACATGATCTATATAATTTCAAGGTCTGCACCATTAGAAGGCATTACCACTTATGTTAAAGAAATATTGCAAAAGTATAAATCAAAGAAATTAAG atTCGTGTTTATTTTGGATTCAAACGCACCAGATTTTGACTCCCATCAGTCATTCTATACACATCAACTATCAAAAGATttagtagtaaatatttttaaaaatggtggTTGGGGTTCTTATAAAAGAATTTTTCTTCAAGATTTAAAAGACAATATTAGAGTCAACAAAAATTTAGAGTTTAAAAATGTCACTACAAATAc taaaaataaattggcaGTAAAATATCTAGGGTTAAATTTCAAAGATTTAGTTGTTGAAGAAAGCAcagaa aacgAATTTGGACTTTTGGAGTACTCTGGGTATGTTGATAATAAAACCATTATGGGAATCACTTCACTCAACGAAATGTCTTCTAAGATGATTTATGACCCGCTATTATCATGGCCTGTACCATCGACGTGGTCACTGGAAGAAGCGACTACTGTTCCTCTAACTTACGCTATG ACCTATTATGTGTTGAACATCTTGTGTAATGTTCAAAAGAATAATTCTATTTTAGTAACCTCGGGGTTGCACCCTATAGGTCAAGCTGCGATTGCGATAAGCTTAGGTATTAAGTGTGAGACATACGCTATTGTAGAATCGGACCATCAAGCAGAACAACTTTCTAGTATCTTCCCAGAg CTATCGCGgtcaaaaatacttataaacacAAACGACAATTTTGATGTTCAACTAAAAATGATAACCAAGGCAAAgggtatagatattatattgaactttttgAATGGCAATGCATTCCAAGCTGCACTTCGCGCATTAGCTTTATATGGAAGTTTCTTCCATTTCTCAAAATCAGATATGAAGAATCAAAGAAATTTAG GTACGCGACTATTCTTGCAAAACACGTCGTTTTTCGCTGTCAGTTCAAACATGTTGTTAAACGAAAGTGATCACAACAAACAAATTGTACAGCAAGCGTTTATGGATGGATTAAATAAAGGCGTGGTTAAACCTATGCGTAGTCGCGTTGTAACTTCGTCGTTTGGTGGTGGTAACATTTTTGACACAATGAG aaataacgCTTCATCAATAACGTCTGAAAAAGTTGTATTGTCATTAAACGATAGTATCAATAATTATGAGGGTTCTAAGTTAAAGGAAAAAGtcgaatgtaatattatgtatgaatgtCATCCTGATAAAATTTACCTAATagttg GGAATAAAGGAGATTGGATAGACCTCGCCGAATGGTTGGTCGAACGAGGTGCTCAAAAAATTGTAATCGTAGTCAAAAGGTGTTTAATGTCATCGACTGTTTGTAGAAG atTTGATAGACTCATTTCTCGAAACGTATCCATACAAATTGAATcagatttgaatttaaaaacaaaagaggAATCGCTTAATTGGTTAAATTATTTgacaaattttaaagttttagatGCAATTTTTATTGTCAACCAG attgatattaataaaatgaataatcttCGATATGCTTTTGAAAAACATATGAACCAAACACTAACGACTTCGTTCGTATGTATATTAAGTAACGGAAGTTCTATTTGTGCTGACCTCAAATCAATTGGTTTTAACGCTTTTAATATTTCCTGGGATGGAATGTCTTCGACACCGACAAATACAACCAAAATATTGCCTTCGTTGGATATTTTATTACAGAAATCATACGCAGTAGACTCTTCTTCATTCGTGTGCTCTGAACCTGGCTCCATTAAATCCgagt GctatcaacaaattaataatattatcacaaataTTTTACCCGAATCAAGTGATGAGTTACATTGTCTTAATGATATACAACCTCAAGAAACAGAATTTGTTGAAGTCTCAACAAGAAGTCCTAGATTATCACAACTGAAATCTGTAATACCTGTGTTCTTAATACCGGGATTTAAACCAAAACTCATAAAAACGTTTTATGAAAAATTGAGTTACCCAGTTTTTGAAGCTCATTTACCAGAAGATATCGGCTCGATTGATGAAATATCACAGATTTTAGTAAAT AAACTAAAAAAgattacaaatcaaaaatatgtatctcTAATTGGTGAAACTTGGGGCGGAACTGTTGCTCTTAAAATGGCTCAAATATTGGAAGCGGAAGGAACATTGACTACCGTAACATTATTAGAAGGTGATCCAGAAATATTGGCTGGATGTGCGAAACATTTTCTCTCTAATGGATATATTACCAAAAAACTTAACTCGATATATGGTTCATTATCAAGtgag ttatctaTACATACAATACGAAAATATGATGAAGACTTTCAGTTGATAAACATGTCTGCTtatcaaaaacaatttgaaaaaaacacacaGAAAGCTTTAAACATTATTCGCTCTAGGTTACAAGCATTACTAGAGACCAAGCCACTTTcgaataaaatacaatcaaaaGTTGTAATATTTAGATACGAAAGCACGTCTAAATTTCATAGTACCAACTTAAAAGAT TATTGTATCAACCCGCCATTTGTACACATAATTTCTGGAATGGATTATAAACACATGATGGTAGACGAGAAAATGAttgaaatgattaataataacgtTGTTTATTCATATCCGATCGGGGTGGAATTGCCACTGTGCGATAAATACAAAAACTTCTACTTTTATAtgcaaaaatacttaaaaaatacgtAG